Below is a genomic region from Haliotis asinina isolate JCU_RB_2024 chromosome 14, JCU_Hal_asi_v2, whole genome shotgun sequence.
AAGGGTCAAAGTATTTGGAAAGTAATTGGTTCACTTACCTTACCGAACAGTTTCTGAGAATTCTTATGCTTGATCAAATCTTGTGACTCTAATGATTTTCAGGAGACTTTGCACAATTAGGTGGATGGACATTTATGATATAGACGGTCAGTTTGTCAACAAACGGGAACCGCATGACATCTGAAATGGTTCATTTAGGTGCCTTCTGACACTTACCATTTTGAATTATTACTTAGATATACCTAAATTGGGTTGATGGTTGGCTTAAGGTCCATTCACAAAGTCATTTCATAAAGTGAAGAACTTGGTGGTATCAAAAAGGACTAATGGAAATAACTTGTTATTCGGATGGACTATGATTCGTTTTTTGTATGTTGTTCGGGATTCTGAACCCACCAGTTGACGAGAGACGTTCTCTCAGTATGATGAGAAACTGGCTTAGATGATAGTATAGAATCAGAAGTTATATAAAAAACCAACAAGTGCTTCCATGAAGTTTGTGAATATGTGTTGTGTGTAGGCGAGGAAAACTAGTCAAATACCTGAGGACCTTTGTGTAAAAAATCCTTCTAAACTAAATGGACTTGAACACCATATTGGACTTATCCTTGAGTATTTCATCTAGCTACGAGAGGATGTCAAtatgttttgagccttgagcatttttcatacccaggtgtcacagcctatggtacaacattgaaccttggggtgtagctgatgtgatatataagttttggtatcctactctcagaagttattgaacagctcacattaaCAGAAAGAGACctccctcacggcagtgaaaatgaataaaattgagtatagagcagtaattaagtttttagttcttgaaggaaactcggagAAGAACATTGacgaaaggctttcagcagtttatgggaagtcttcccctccttcatctgctaccatcaaacgatgggtcaacgaatttaagcatggtagagagagtcttgaagatgacccccgtccaggtcgcccaacaacaagcactaggcaggaaaatattgacagagtgcatagacttgtgttggaaaatcatcgaatcacactccacgagttagaggagaccacaggcatttcacacggatccatcgagacaattcttcatgaacatctcgtcatgtctaaggtgtgcgcaagatgggtgccaagaatgcttacagatgaaatgaagcaaacaagggtcaccataagcaactccatgctaaccagatacaacaagaatccagaagattttcactttaggatagtaacctgtgatgaaacctggatgcaccactatgatcctgagagcaaacaagattCCATGgcatggaaacatgtcacttctcccaggaccaaaaagttcaaagccttcagatcagtgcagaaggtaatggcgacagtcttctgggatagcaaaggcgtcatccacagaGATTACTTatcaaaaggaagaacaatgaatgggaaATATTACGccaacttgttgaggcaagtgcgacagtcaatcaaggagaagcgccggggcaagatcagacgtggtattcttctacatcaagacaatgctccagtacacacctctcgcgttgcagccgctgctgtccaggaatgcgggtacgaaatcttgccccatcccccctactctccagaccctggtaccaagtgattaccatctgttcccaaatctcaagaaacacttgcgtggtcgtagatttcaggatgataatgagcttattgctgctactgaggcttggtttgaggaccaaaatggcgccttctccAGAGATGttatcagcgactggcagaaaagatggaacaagtgtcttgactcacaaggggactatgttgaaaaataaatgtggttcataccaatattttgtgtttttctatgcaaggctcacaacttattgacatcccatCGTACATCATCCCCAGACCAAGAACTGAGGAAATACAGATTGCGTAGGGAGAAGGTTGTAACACACGACACCCTCAGCtaacaaattattaaaaacgttcaatttaaatttattcataatattatatacacacacaaaaaaagaattAAACACACCAAGTTAACACTGGatgcatttctaaaaatactagatgatattttcaaaactgaaaggtTTATTGCTAATCAGAATACTAAAATTTACAATTTGACCGAAAATGGTTACCACTGCTGCCATATTTCCAGTATGTGTAATTTCTACCCATGTGAACTTATGTCGTATTGTGTACTTGTTctgttgcatcatttatttgtgtatcttgtctactgagttgaatgaacaaaataaatatttaaaaaaacaggaTATAGGGTTGAGtatgttttaatgtttaataGCCACAGTATAGACTATCAATCACAGCACTGGCATCCTGTTAAACTAGTCCAATATGGATAACAGAGGTCAATCATGTGAAAAGGAAATCAGCTTGTCACACCCAATTACAGTACAGtaagcccgagagccacttcactggtCAACATCTGGAACCCCGTGCTGAGTCTACTTAGGgctattcacgcctgatatccctggctggtttcggagattacaggaaactgtctcgtcatacgagcaagtcctgattgtttaattgttgcGTTGTAAAGGTctttgttgaaagaaagcaggagtgaatacatgtcatatatgtaacattttacgtaattttattacacttattcttgtagacttttggtggcgtgtgtattttcttaacacatgtttgtattcttagCATGTAAGACATagttaaacaaattgtccctctcatatctttgtgtgaggttaaattgttcaaagcatctatgtcaatggcagtaaagacgaatttacgtacatgcctaataatcttccacgaaagaagcgttttcgctgatacgttgctagtatttactgaatattttaaggtaagtacgAATTAGCTaatgtgtgacttacatggaacagattcacagtttgtcactttggttcatctagatttaacgcagaaaatatacgttatcacacgaacatacatgtatgcatattgtataatgctattccttgcacatacataagacagaGGATcgtgggatgggcgtcatcaaagttcctgAATAGGACATTTTGTATatgaactgttcaatatagtggctgatttgttatctatgaccaatcgtatcatgagatacctgtcacagaggaaatgacaggtgatggggcgtgggcgaaatttctgaagagcacgttcggtcactagacagtttggatacagattgactattggtttgatcgttgaccaatcgatatgctggatttcggttttatcaactctagctatcatgaaaaagtttgtgtatcgtgaacatacatagtcgtgaggatgcctgaaatgtacatgtaggactaacaagcactttgacgagtttacttttttttaaagcGCTCAAAtggctacaatccgattatttttaccccggataacccaatccaaccattgagtagagatagtttTTATTTGCATAtgcattttgcgcacactacttgtacatcaaacataatggcttgctgaacatttcaatataatcaatataacattgttacgaataaatatcacaattcaagtacatgtattatagaattaaactaagttacacgatactgatttattgcgATGTATATACTTGCAGTTGAATCaccccaaatatttatgttttgaaagcaaacgaatttcagaagattgacaatggactccacaaaatgaatgaatgaatgatttaattcagaaggttttgtaaccttgtcaccgttaattcaatcaagtATAGTAGTATTcatatcttagtattcactcccaatgacgagtaacaaacacttacctcctgtaacaacatctcataatctcctttctctcagacatgtgttcatttgccagcataagcccccgacattgcaagcaattgttatcaaaacacattaatagttcttctgattaacactaaaaataacctctctcgtaagaaaagcagatctttgatcattactgctagattgattgaaataataggtacaatacgaatttaaaatttaaaaccctcaatacgcggctctcgctgaatgggaggtgctttttatcacccccaatacgcggctctcgctgaataagaggtgctttttataacccccaatacgcggctctcgctgattaagaggtgctttttgtaaccccaatacgcggctctcgctgtgagaagctaattaatttgtcCCACATACgcgtctctcggccttaatgtcCAGTATGGATAACAGAGGTCAATCATGTGAAAAGGAACTTAGCTTGTCACACCCAATTACAGTACAGTACCATAAGAGCCCTATTTGTTAGGGATGTTTTCAGTTATGAGACTGTTTGCTGTTGTTACACCACATTCACCAcgttcaaaattagtagtttgaccataagATTAGTAGtcaaccaaataaacaaaataatgatggattctgagaaaaaaatgaatgatatcACGCTCACGTGGTTAAATTATTTCAGCaggaactaaatgtgtcaaatcgcaaaggtattgaaatcagtTTCACTAAAAGtatgtttgttacttgcaatcattccagttcaaatatgtcattaaatatgatgaatggaaggtacaTGAAGtccgaaaatatatttcatcgttgaaaatatgtttttgtctatatatccgaattttaatgccttttattcaaatttcgtagGATTTCTAGAGGAATCGTATTGTTatagtttgaagttaaaattcgtaGCGACTACAATAAAACcatagaggttggcatctcagTAGCAAACCTTGAGGATATCGAAGATGACTGCATCATTGCAACCAATACACAAtgatgtgatgagtgagtgagtgagttagggaGTGAGTATttgttttacacctcttttagcaccattccagcaatatcacagcaggggaatccaagaaataggcttcacgcaTATGTAGctatgtaaggaatcgaacccaggtcttcggcgtgacgagcaaacactctaaccactagactaccaaaCAGCCCCATGCTGTGATGAGCAGGTGGCTCATTGTGTGATCATCTACAGTTGGGACAggataacacacacacatcgaaCACTTCACAATTTGATGGGTCCTTCACTTTCAGAGTCACTGAATTTTTACTGGGTGTTTGATGAGTATGAGCTGTGGTATGAGGGGGTCTCATCGTCACTACAACAGACCAGATGACTGGCTACTGTTTCTCCTCCTCCACAACACTTCTTCAGGGGTTCAGGTTTTCTTACCAGCTGCTTGCCACAGGGCCAATGACTTAagaaagtagtgagtgagtgagtttagttttacgctgcactcagtaacattcaagccatatggcatccatctgtaaataatcgagactggaccagacaatccagtgattttcagaaagtaacttgtcaGGACTAGATGTCCACTTTCCCTGATTTTATGATATAATCATGATGATTAATTacgaaagaataaatcaacatggtatttgatgttaatgttaactggactatttatcgaaaagtgataaaaagcaaagaaagataaccctACCTTACTatcattgcaaaatttaatggctacattttgagcagacacGAAATGAGattcaagtttatttgcagttggaaattatctagtagcccatggTCAAGTGAGATACCagtatttgattgcctgaaatgaaaactgacttatcCCAGGCGTCAGGCGATAGGATTTTTGGACCCCCGCTTCTGTCACCAAATGCTGCAATTCCTGGATCCTAGCACAAAATAGTATCTCATTATAAcaactgagtatggttttatggttTATagtcaaacaatatcacaacaatatcacagcaagggataccagaaatggtcttcaaacTTTGAAGACTGAACTGAACCTGAATATGACACACAATTAATACTCTAACCAGTCGTGTAGCACATCATCCCTCCTTGTGTAAAACATCCTCCGCTGCAGAGATAacatcatcattttccaggatgccGTCCCCAGTCCAGCACTTCCTTCTTCCAGTTTTGAAGAGGTGTAAGCGTGGAAAGAATTAATAGTCTGTTAATGGTGCACTATTCAAAATTCATGATTAGGCCCAGAATTGTTCAACCTCCCCTTGTAATGCATGAAAGGATGTTGTGTGCATGATCTACACTTTTCAAACAGATTAATCTACCTTTGAAACAGAAATTAGAAAGATAATGAACCATGATAATATCATACTGAGGGAATTGTCTCTTGAAATTATATTTTGCATAATATTGGAAACACATAATCTTTGGTTCTGCAACAAAAGGTACTGTCAGCTGGGCATACAGAATGCTTAAACATGCTAGCAACCAGGTGGAAAATGATATGGTCAAAATAAACATGCTTCATCTcgttgaaaaatgaaagcagaGACCCAGTAAATAGTCCATTTCTAACTGAAGCAAAACATAACAAGCATCTGAGTAAACAAACCTCGAGAGTAAAAACAATAATCACATTTTGATACCTGTCAAGAAAAACtgcattataatatattatacgTATCAATGGTATTTTCTGACAACCTCAAAACTGATCTGACCGTACAGAAAGATATCTGTCTAATTAAGTTAACTTATCAGTCAGTAGATAATTTAAGACTATCATGTTGCTATATATTaatcatacacatatatacacaatcacACAATGACTTCTTATACATCACATTGAGAATAATATTGCTATTTATCAGTGCATTTTCTGCTTAGAGCCTCCCTGACACAGTATGGAAAGGAAGTATGAGACAGTTCCCAGTCAGGTTAGTCTACTGGTGTTGGTTGTTGGAGAAAGACAATACAATTCTGCAGCCACTGGATGGCCCTATcacagtggacactgggcagcTGAGACTGTAGCTCGAACAGGAAGCCTAGCATCTGCTGGTAACGGTCAAGCACATCAAAGCGACACACCTCATGCAGCTTCCGCAGACAGACTGGACATAGGAAAAGGGGCTGATCCATTGCTTCCATCAGTGAGGTACTCTCGTTCATAGAGCAATGGAAGTAGGTGCAGTGACGCAGACCAAAAAGGTGGCATAACTCATGGCTGATTGCctgaaaaaaacacaagaaaggcgtttggaccagacaaacctgtgattTACAATCAATGTCGCATGCCTTAGGGATATTCATGGCTGATGGCCTTGAAAACAAGTGTAGAATTGAGCACATATTCCCGCTTTCCACTTTGAGACATGGAAAAGACTGATACTGATATATCTATGGTGGAAAGGAACCAGCAGCTCAGAAGACTTTCTCCTTGACACCACTACACCATATGACCCAtaaaggtcctggggtagaataggccttcagcaacccatgcttgctataaaaggcaactatgcttgtcgtaagaggcgactaacgggatcaagttattggttcccaaatgcacagatcgatgctcatgttgttggtgattggattgtgtggtccagacttgattatttacagacctacACCATATagacggaatattgctgagtgcagcgtaaaactaaactcactcactcactcactcactcactcactcactccactatACCATATATACATGTTAGATAATAGTCATTTActaattacattcataatttttgaaaatattatttttgggGTCTATTCTCTGCAAACCTGACATACCACTGACCTTGACTGTCTCATGCTGCACACAATGAAGTAAACATTGATTCTAACATCTAATGATTAACTTGTGTATAACGTTTGATGAACCTTGCTTGTATAGTTTCTGTGATATGCTCTGGACAAGATAACCATCAAACACAATTTTACTACGTCCTGTTTCCATTGAAAtggcaaaaaaacaaaaatttcTATATACTTAAGAACAGCAAAAGTCACATTTGTTGGTCATGATTAACGTGTGTATAACGTTTGATTAACCTTGCTTGTATAGTTTAAGTGATATGCTCTGGACAAGATAACCATCAAACACAATTTTACTAGGTCCTATTTCCATTGAAATGgccaaaaataaaaatttctaTACAATTTAGAATAGCAAAAGTCACATTTGTTGATCATGATTAACTTGTGTGTAAGGTATAGTTTCTGTGATATGCTCCGGACAAGATAATCATCAAAGACATTTTCACTTCGTCATATTTCCACTGAAATTGCCAAAAATTATATTCTGATAAACTTCAAAAtcacaaaaggcacatctatcATGTCTATGGGTAATGATGAACATGTGTGTGAAGATTCGTGACCGTAGCATGTACAGTTTTGGTGATATTCTCCAGACAAGAtaaccatcaaacacatttggCACTAAAGCCATGAAACACCTTTTGTActcaaacaatgaaaaacattttgcacTAAAGCCATCACACAACTTTTCTGCACAAAGGATGAAAGGACGGAAGGAAGGGCACAATGAGCGCTTATTTTCAATCAAATGTCATATGCCCTAGGGCTCATGATCCACTGTcttccaaaaaaacaaaaaaaaacactaggtgtgtgtgtgtgcctgtaaGCCTGATTTGCATAAGCATGCTCATattggggtgggggggtggggttgTGGGGATGGGATGGGGAAGGAGATTCAAAAGGTCAGGCATAATGAACTCTGGTGGACATTTTTGTGTGATTCTAGTTAATCTGTAATGAATCTTAACTGTCCACAGCatgcaaacaaataaaacaacaaaaacagcaaCGTACTCGTATAAGTTTCCAGATGAGGAATCCATCCACTTCGGTGATGTCCTTGTGTGTGTCCTTGTTAAAACCCTTGGTTTCAAATCGCCCAAAACAGAAGATGCCAGCTCGGTGGTAAAAGGACACTTCCCCAAGGGTAAAGTTGAGGTCATCCTCAGGATAGAGGTCTGTCCACACTAGTCCAAGGACACAGTGGCCATCTGACGGAAGCCTGCTCTGCAGCAGGGGGTAAAAGTCCTTGGCTCTGTACTGCTTCTGTTCTGTAACTTTGTGATACCGCGTCTTTACAAGATTTGTCCATCCCAGTCTCTCCATGGACATGTTTGGCAATACAGTCACATCAAGCCcactgaaaaatatttgtgtgaaacCTTGCAGAAGACTGAAAACATCTAATGATAATGACTTCATTGAAATCCTGAACTGCATCATGAAAGCAGGAAATTCATCAATTGGTTGGATGTAAATGATCTTCCTTGTTGGAACGCAAAGTgcatacatgttctgaagtttgtacatatatttccaTCTGGGATATGTCTGACCAAGGTATATTGGTCTGGCTTGTGTGAGCGGTAGGAATAACCCTGCATCATCATCCTGCTTCATGTTTCTGGCACTAGCACCTTCATGGTGATGTTGGCTACATTCTGTCCTGTGTTCAGGCAAATCTTTTGAGCCCCGTACAGAGTCATCAAATGGATAActttcaaaatctacaggagAAAAGTTATCAGAATCTGTTGCTGTAGAACCACTTGCTTCAGTACCACCCACAGGAACTGGAATAGAAGCTCCAGATGACTCTGCATTAAACTCCTCCAATCTCTTAAAGCTGTTCTTCTGGGAATCTAAGATGGTGGAAGTGAGGCATTTCTTCCCAAGACTCACAACTCTCTGGGTCATGGGGTCAAGTTTATCTAAGTTCCCTAACAGCAGCCGCAGGTCACGGGCAATCTGGGGAGACGTGCCGTCAGAAGGAGTGCTTGACGTACCACCCATTTGGAAAATATTGACCAAAATGGTGTAACTGCACAGGAGATTACAGTATTATACAGAAGGTCATGATGTCGCTGGGATGAGATTCTTCATGGTCAAAGTCCCCATTGCAAATCTGAaattataaaacattacaaaaagtATAAACATGTATTGTGAAATAACAAAGAGTGCTGAACATTGAACTCACTGGTACCAAATGGCAAGAGATCCACTCTTAACCCCAACAaagaccaaaattacaaactgtcaTGCATACCTCACCGAATATACATTCAATGGTCTAGAACAgatttaaaaaaacatgaacCTATTTCAGTATTAGAATATTACAAGGGGGGAGGACTCCCTTGGAGCAAATGTACTATTGTgtactatatttgtaaacagAGAGAGTACAGGCGGATCTTTCCCTCGCTGTACCTGCCCTGAGCGCAAACGATGGGCTTGGGTTGGGCGTGCACTGTTCAGATGAAACTACACTGGATGATTCAGCTGAACAGTGAACACCCAACTACACTAGATGACAGATCTACAACGTTTGACTTATCTTCATTCAATATATACGGTTTGGGCTGATTCACGAGAGGAATCTACAGGTGTATGCACGATAAGAATAATTTTCAGGAATATTCGTGTACATAATTCTAACCGGCAAA
It encodes:
- the LOC137261910 gene encoding archaemetzincin-2-like; the protein is MGGTSSTPSDGTSPQIARDLRLLLGNLDKLDPMTQRVVSLGKKCLTSTILDSQKNSFKRLEEFNAESSGASIPVPVGGTEASGSTATDSDNFSPVDFESYPFDDSVRGSKDLPEHRTECSQHHHEGASARNMKQDDDAGLFLPLTQARPIYLGQTYPRWKYMYKLQNMYALCVPTRKIIYIQPIDEFPAFMMQFRISMKSLSLDVFSLLQGFTQIFFSGLDVTVLPNMSMERLGWTNLVKTRYHKVTEQKQYRAKDFYPLLQSRLPSDGHCVLGLVWTDLYPEDDLNFTLGEVSFYHRAGIFCFGRFETKGFNKDTHKDITEVDGFLIWKLIRAISHELCHLFGLRHCTYFHCSMNESTSLMEAMDQPLFLCPVCLRKLHEVCRFDVLDRYQQMLGFLFELQSQLPSVHCDRAIQWLQNCIVFLQQPTPVD